The proteins below come from a single Sinorhizobium fredii genomic window:
- a CDS encoding sugar phosphate isomerase/epimerase family protein, which yields MDRNLIQLGIFAKTFDRKTSAKLADAIALSGYECTQFNMASIGLDSLPLSLDHAQLETAKRDFDASKVAIPVVSGTYNMIAPDPQEVEQGRHGFRVLAEASKALGYRTITLCTGTRHAQDKWKFHPDNAGEEAWSSFRAELDRLIEIAEAHDVMLGVEPEPSNVISSPKAARRLLDEVGSDRVKIVFDPFNLVEWSNHEHASDTLLRAFELLAESTTIIHAQDMRRDGKPAAPGTGFIDFAYLFNLFLRGGFSGPIIAHGFGENEAASTANFLRGLLPAKGPAR from the coding sequence ATGGACCGAAACTTGATCCAGCTCGGCATCTTCGCCAAAACCTTCGATCGCAAGACAAGCGCCAAGCTCGCTGACGCCATCGCGCTGTCGGGCTACGAGTGCACCCAATTCAACATGGCAAGCATTGGGCTTGATTCGCTGCCCTTGAGCCTCGACCATGCCCAGCTCGAGACCGCGAAGCGTGACTTCGACGCGAGCAAGGTGGCCATTCCAGTTGTCTCTGGCACCTACAACATGATTGCCCCGGACCCGCAGGAGGTCGAACAGGGAAGGCATGGTTTTCGCGTGCTCGCCGAGGCAAGCAAAGCGCTTGGCTACCGGACGATCACGCTTTGCACCGGCACCCGCCATGCTCAGGACAAGTGGAAATTCCATCCCGACAATGCCGGCGAGGAGGCCTGGAGTTCTTTTCGCGCCGAGCTCGACCGGCTGATCGAAATTGCCGAAGCACATGATGTCATGCTCGGTGTCGAGCCCGAGCCATCGAACGTCATTTCTTCGCCAAAGGCCGCGCGCCGGCTGCTGGACGAGGTCGGCAGCGACCGCGTCAAGATCGTGTTCGACCCGTTCAATCTGGTGGAATGGAGCAATCACGAGCATGCGTCCGATACGCTGCTGCGCGCCTTCGAACTCCTGGCGGAATCGACCACGATCATTCATGCCCAGGATATGCGTCGCGACGGCAAGCCCGCCGCGCCTGGCACCGGGTTCATCGACTTCGCATACCTCTTCAACCTCTTCCTGAGAGGAGGCTTCTCCGGACCGATCATCGCCCACGGGTTCGGGGAAAACGAGGCTGCCTCCACCGCCAACTTCCTGCGGGGTCTCCTTCCGGCAAAGGGGCCGGCACGCTGA
- a CDS encoding alpha/beta fold hydrolase — MLFQHGLGGDAQQVTRIFPREAGFDLTTIECAGHGASSCPRPPAFSLELFYADVTAFSTEHFPLGFVAGGISMGAALALALAIRNPSSVRGLILVRPAWFISRSPANLEPIRYVGGLLQQYPRQQALDVFVASELAARIRESSPDNYATLIDYLGDHQPEWVGKLLTDIAADGFEFSVAQLESINVPTLVIGVEADDIHPLALAGQLHRSIPGSRFERAPRKDDAGAAPNYFDRTAELIAGFLSGIAAQEPDVRARPVHGSGEHST; from the coding sequence GTGCTGTTTCAGCACGGCCTCGGCGGAGATGCACAGCAGGTGACGCGCATCTTCCCACGGGAGGCGGGCTTCGATCTGACGACGATCGAATGCGCCGGTCATGGCGCGTCTTCGTGCCCGCGGCCTCCGGCTTTTTCGCTTGAGTTGTTCTACGCGGATGTCACTGCTTTCTCGACCGAGCACTTCCCGCTTGGCTTTGTTGCCGGGGGAATTTCGATGGGGGCGGCGCTGGCGTTGGCTCTTGCGATCCGCAACCCGAGCTCGGTCCGGGGGCTCATCCTGGTTCGGCCGGCCTGGTTCATCAGCAGGTCGCCGGCAAATCTCGAGCCTATTCGTTACGTAGGTGGGCTGCTGCAGCAATATCCTCGGCAGCAAGCTTTGGACGTCTTCGTCGCAAGTGAACTTGCCGCCCGGATCAGAGAATCGAGTCCGGACAACTACGCCACATTGATCGACTACCTCGGTGACCACCAACCCGAATGGGTCGGAAAACTGCTGACCGACATCGCCGCCGACGGGTTTGAGTTTTCGGTCGCGCAACTCGAAAGCATCAACGTCCCAACCCTCGTCATCGGCGTCGAGGCAGATGATATTCATCCTCTCGCACTCGCCGGGCAGCTCCATCGCTCCATACCCGGCTCGCGGTTTGAGAGAGCTCCGCGGAAAGACGACGCGGGCGCCGCTCCCAATTACTTCGACCGGACAGCCGAGCTTATTGCAGGCTTTCTCTCCGGCATCGCAGCGCAAGAGCCAGACGTGCGCGCACGCCCTGTCCACGGGAGCGGCGAACACTCTACCTGA
- a CDS encoding PIG-L deacetylase family protein has translation MSTAGSRHLFLSPHLDDAPFSCAGLIRKLASAGGDVVVSTFVTADATGSLTPLAGRFHSVWNRGDRPYAIRREEDIRVAEFLGARCRHEGVLDAIYRKDEGGEPIYRDIPELFAGLKQADQAHVTAIARKLDEIIAEERPDVVYAPVGIGRHADHLCVVAAAKEICLGRLPLRLYEEFPYLLGEFPAEHPITVELGLKLSGWEGATSEVVDVDLAARVDAARLYSSQIPEIFGSDAGLVEAMRRHAQQYQAKSGRERLWTPTTPTAH, from the coding sequence ATGTCTACCGCAGGCTCGCGCCACCTCTTCCTCTCGCCACATCTCGATGACGCGCCGTTCAGTTGCGCAGGACTGATCAGGAAGCTGGCGAGCGCCGGTGGCGACGTCGTGGTCTCGACCTTCGTCACCGCCGATGCGACCGGCTCGCTCACTCCGCTTGCCGGCCGCTTCCACAGCGTCTGGAACCGCGGCGACCGTCCCTATGCGATCCGTCGCGAGGAGGACATTCGGGTAGCCGAATTCCTCGGTGCGCGTTGCCGTCATGAGGGCGTCCTCGATGCCATCTACCGCAAGGATGAAGGTGGCGAGCCGATCTATCGTGACATTCCGGAGCTGTTTGCCGGATTGAAACAGGCAGATCAGGCGCACGTCACGGCAATTGCCCGCAAGCTTGATGAAATCATCGCCGAGGAGCGGCCCGACGTCGTCTATGCCCCGGTCGGCATCGGCCGACATGCAGATCATCTCTGCGTGGTGGCGGCGGCCAAGGAGATTTGTCTCGGCCGTCTGCCCCTGCGGCTTTACGAAGAGTTTCCCTATCTGCTCGGGGAATTTCCGGCGGAGCACCCGATCACGGTCGAGCTCGGGTTGAAACTCTCCGGCTGGGAGGGGGCCACGTCCGAAGTCGTTGATGTCGACCTTGCTGCCCGTGTCGACGCCGCCCGCCTCTATTCAAGCCAGATCCCGGAAATCTTTGGCAGCGACGCGGGATTGGTCGAGGCGATGCGGCGGCATGCGCAGCAATACCAAGCGAAATCCGGGAGGGAGAGATTATGGACCCCGACAACACCGACCGCACACTGA
- a CDS encoding ABC transporter substrate-binding protein, protein MIRLLLAATCLAATTFSIGGARAQNVTLTIESWRTDDIAIWQDKIIPAFEKAHPGITVRFSPTAPTEYNAALNAKLDAGSAGDLITCRPFDASLALYDKRQLVSLNDLPGIDDFSPVAKAAWTTDDGKTTFCVPMASVIHGFIYNADIFGQLGLAAPKTNEEFFKLLEAIKTDGQSVPMALGTVDQWEAATMGYQNIGPTYWKGEEGRLALVAGKQTLSDAGWMEPYRVLNRWSDYLGDGFKAQTYPDSQNLFTLGRAAIFPAGSWEIGLFTQQAQFKLGAFPPPVASAGDTCYISDHPDIGLGLNAASKNAEAARTFLTWVASQEFATLYSNALPGFFALSKHPVKLDNELAKTFLSWRNDCQSTIRSTYAILSRGTPNLENETWNASANVINGVETPEAAAKRLQDGLASWYKPAK, encoded by the coding sequence ATGATAAGACTCTTATTGGCAGCAACGTGCCTTGCTGCGACGACCTTCTCTATCGGCGGCGCGCGCGCGCAGAACGTGACGCTGACGATCGAAAGCTGGCGTACCGACGACATCGCGATCTGGCAGGACAAGATCATTCCCGCGTTCGAAAAGGCGCACCCGGGGATTACAGTGCGCTTTTCGCCGACCGCGCCGACCGAATATAATGCCGCGCTGAATGCGAAGCTTGACGCCGGCTCGGCCGGCGACCTCATCACCTGCCGCCCATTCGACGCATCGCTTGCGCTCTATGACAAGCGGCAACTCGTCTCCTTGAACGATCTTCCAGGGATCGACGACTTCTCGCCCGTCGCGAAGGCCGCATGGACGACCGACGACGGCAAGACGACGTTCTGTGTTCCGATGGCCTCCGTCATCCACGGCTTTATCTATAACGCAGATATCTTTGGCCAACTGGGACTTGCCGCGCCGAAGACGAATGAGGAGTTCTTCAAGCTCCTCGAGGCGATAAAGACCGACGGGCAATCCGTGCCAATGGCGCTGGGCACCGTTGATCAATGGGAAGCAGCCACGATGGGCTACCAGAACATCGGTCCGACCTACTGGAAGGGTGAAGAGGGCCGGCTTGCGCTCGTCGCTGGCAAGCAGACGCTCAGCGACGCAGGCTGGATGGAACCGTATCGCGTTCTCAATCGCTGGAGCGATTATCTTGGCGATGGCTTCAAAGCCCAGACCTATCCTGACAGCCAGAACCTGTTCACGCTCGGCCGCGCCGCTATCTTTCCGGCCGGCTCCTGGGAAATCGGCCTGTTCACCCAGCAGGCGCAGTTCAAGCTCGGCGCCTTCCCGCCGCCCGTCGCTTCCGCTGGCGACACCTGCTACATCTCCGATCATCCCGACATCGGCCTTGGGCTGAATGCCGCCTCTAAAAACGCCGAGGCCGCCCGCACTTTCCTGACCTGGGTGGCCTCGCAGGAGTTCGCGACGCTCTATTCCAACGCGCTGCCAGGCTTCTTTGCGCTTTCCAAGCATCCGGTCAAACTCGACAATGAGCTTGCCAAGACGTTTCTCTCCTGGCGCAATGATTGCCAGTCGACGATCCGCTCCACCTACGCGATCCTCTCGCGCGGCACGCCCAATCTCGAAAACGAAACCTGGAACGCGTCCGCCAACGTCATCAATGGCGTGGAGACCCCGGAGGCTGCCGCCAAGCGCCTGCAGGATGGCCTCGCAAGCTGGTACAAGCCTGCGAAATAG
- a CDS encoding DeoR/GlpR family DNA-binding transcription regulator: MTIANMNEHGENMVETEAQDQGASPNTAGRQLQTARQRALLAMVKSRDFITVAEMAAHFGVSEMTIRRDLKALEKDGSLERAHGGAILPEAAPLGAEQPFRDRQVRNQEEKRRIVAAAARLIRQHEMIGLDVGTTTLMLAKEIVGFPNLRAATNSLRVAMTLADSLVSVFVPTGQVRPLEMSITGGRAIRELANYRFDKTFLGLSALDETGLYDFSIEDTEVKQAFVAQSNQVIALVDSSKFGKTSTVRLGGLEMLDVLVTDAAPPPALARALKEAQVELVIAGDERR; encoded by the coding sequence ATGACAATAGCGAACATGAACGAACACGGTGAAAACATGGTCGAGACTGAAGCGCAGGATCAGGGCGCATCCCCGAACACTGCCGGCCGGCAGTTGCAGACGGCGCGCCAGAGGGCGTTGCTGGCAATGGTCAAATCGCGTGACTTCATCACCGTCGCAGAGATGGCGGCGCATTTCGGTGTCTCGGAGATGACCATCCGACGCGACCTCAAGGCCCTGGAGAAAGACGGCAGCCTGGAACGCGCCCATGGCGGGGCGATCCTTCCGGAGGCTGCACCGTTGGGGGCCGAGCAGCCGTTTCGGGATCGTCAGGTCAGGAACCAGGAGGAAAAGCGAAGGATCGTCGCCGCCGCTGCTCGCCTGATCCGCCAGCACGAAATGATCGGGCTCGATGTCGGCACCACGACGCTGATGCTGGCAAAGGAGATTGTCGGCTTTCCCAATCTGCGCGCGGCGACAAACAGCCTGCGTGTCGCCATGACGCTGGCCGACAGCCTGGTCTCGGTTTTTGTGCCGACCGGGCAGGTCCGGCCGCTCGAAATGTCGATCACCGGCGGGCGCGCCATCCGCGAGCTTGCGAACTATCGGTTCGACAAGACATTCCTCGGCCTGTCGGCGCTCGACGAGACCGGCCTCTATGACTTCTCGATCGAAGACACCGAGGTCAAGCAGGCCTTCGTCGCCCAATCGAACCAGGTGATCGCCCTCGTCGATAGCAGCAAGTTTGGCAAGACCTCGACGGTCCGCCTTGGCGGGCTGGAGATGCTTGACGTTCTGGTCACCGACGCGGCGCCACCACCGGCTCTCGCCCGTGCCTTGAAGGAAGCGCAGGTAGAGCTCGTCATTGCGGGGGATGAGCGCCGCTGA
- a CDS encoding Gfo/Idh/MocA family protein, which produces MQQERNDKAAPLRVLAVGLGHMGISHAEAITRIDGFELVGVCSRSILSMELPPALSSVDRFDDYDAALKALAPDAVIISTYPDTHADFAIKAMRAGAHVFVEKPMARSVEEAERMLAVARQTQRTLYIGYILRVHPSWRELIRRGKELGKPLVMRMNINQQSIGDAWTWHKNLMRSLPPVVDCGVHYIDVMCELTGARPVRVHGIGARLTDEIAEDQYNYGQLQVTFDDGSIGWYEVGWGPMMSEVAYFVKDVVGPKGAVSITMSEKGDAAAEGASTTASSDILNHVKTSALRIHHSELNPDNSLKHADEIIRMADEPDHDALCELEQRAFLDAIRAGAVDTPDLAAAVDSLRVVLAADQSIRTRRHIDL; this is translated from the coding sequence ATGCAGCAGGAGCGCAACGACAAGGCCGCTCCGCTCCGGGTCCTGGCCGTCGGGCTGGGGCACATGGGCATCTCGCACGCCGAGGCGATCACCCGCATCGACGGTTTTGAGCTCGTCGGCGTCTGCAGCCGTTCCATTCTCAGCATGGAATTGCCGCCCGCACTCTCCTCCGTCGACCGGTTCGACGACTACGATGCGGCACTGAAGGCGCTTGCGCCCGACGCTGTCATCATCAGCACCTATCCTGACACGCATGCCGATTTCGCGATCAAGGCGATGCGGGCCGGCGCGCATGTCTTCGTTGAAAAACCGATGGCACGCAGCGTCGAAGAGGCCGAACGCATGCTCGCGGTCGCCAGGCAAACCCAGCGCACCCTCTATATCGGCTACATCCTCAGGGTTCACCCTTCCTGGCGAGAGCTCATCCGCCGCGGCAAAGAGCTCGGCAAACCGCTCGTCATGCGGATGAACATCAATCAACAGTCGATCGGTGATGCCTGGACCTGGCACAAGAACCTGATGAGGTCCCTCCCCCCGGTCGTGGACTGCGGCGTCCACTATATCGACGTGATGTGCGAACTGACCGGCGCAAGACCAGTTCGCGTCCACGGCATCGGCGCGCGCCTTACCGACGAAATCGCCGAAGACCAGTACAATTATGGCCAGTTGCAGGTGACCTTCGATGACGGCTCGATCGGCTGGTACGAGGTTGGCTGGGGCCCGATGATGAGTGAGGTCGCCTATTTCGTGAAGGATGTAGTCGGGCCGAAAGGCGCCGTCAGTATCACGATGAGCGAAAAGGGCGACGCTGCCGCCGAGGGCGCATCGACGACGGCGTCATCGGACATCTTGAACCACGTCAAGACCAGCGCGCTCAGGATCCACCATTCAGAGCTCAATCCGGACAACTCGCTGAAGCATGCCGACGAGATCATCCGGATGGCCGATGAGCCTGATCATGACGCGCTGTGCGAACTGGAGCAGCGCGCCTTTCTGGACGCCATCCGCGCCGGCGCGGTCGACACGCCAGATCTCGCGGCCGCGGTGGACAGCCTCCGCGTCGTGCTCGCGGCGGATCAGAGCATCCGAACGCGCCGCCACATCGACCTCTAG